The sequence below is a genomic window from Candidatus Hydrogenedentota bacterium.
AAAAAACTTGCTATACGCGCTCGAACCCCATCGGGGTTTCCTGGGAGAAGAGCAGGCTACCGTTCGGGAGTTCGCCGAGGTAAGTCAGGACCTGGTTCAGTTCCCCCTCGATGCTCGCAATATCGAGCAGGACCGACTGGTTCACGATCCGGTATTCCCCTTCCGTCCCTTCGCTGGTCTCGAAGTCGCCGTTCGCGTAGAACGTGATCGTGCCGCCTTGGTGGAGTTCCCAGGTGCCCACGATGACCGCCGCGAGATTGATGCAGTCGCACCCGGAGTCGTCTATCGCCGGGCATCCTGCGGCGACGACGAGGAAAATGGCGAGTATAAGGATTGGAACCAACGGCGCTAAGTTGCGACAGGTTTTCATGGCAAGTACCCCCTTTCGATAGAATGGCGTCGCGCTCCCCAAGCGGATTACGCGAACGGAGTAGAATCTTTCTCGGAGAGTATTGTACGCCCCGAGGGACGATCCGGGGCGGGTGGGAGTTGAGACATGCGAAAACGGCTTAAAGACAAGCGGCGGAGTTGCGCGTTGTGCAAGCCGCACAAGCGTAAGTGGGTGGGCCGGTGGAAGCTGCGGGACTTGGATTTCATCGAGCGATCCGAGCGGGAAATCAGGGCGTTCACCCGATGAGCCGCGCAAAGACAGGCGACCCGTCCGAAGAGACCGCGAAAGGCGCTGCGGAACTTGTCGTCTTCTCGATCGTGAATCCGTCGAAGTGTTCGGAATGCGGGGAGGAACTGGACCGCGGGTCGTTCCTTCGCATCGAGAAGGAAAAACCGCTGTGCATGGCCTGCGCGGACCTGGATCGGTTGGTGTATCTGCCGCGCGGGAACGTCGCGCTGACGCGCCGTGCGCGAAAGTATTCTCCGCTGTCCGCGGTGGTGGTGCGGTTCAGCCGGTCGCGCGGGCGTTATGAACGCCAAGGCGTGCTCGTCGAACCGGAAGCGTTGGCGCGCGCGGAACAGGAGTGCCTCGGCGACGAAGCGCAACGGCTCGCGGCGCGTGAACGGGCCGCCGTCCTGCGCGAGAAAGCGGACGCCAAGTATGTGGCGGCGTTCGCCGATCAAATCGCAGCGAGGTATCCCGGATGTCCGCGCGGCGAAGCGGAAACTATTGCCGAACACGCCTGCGAGAAGTACAGCGGACGGGTCGGGCGTTCGGCCGCCGCGAAAGAGTTTGACCCCGCCATGATCGACCTTGCCGTAAAGGCGCATGTCCGCCACGTCCACACGAAGTATGACCGGCTCCTCGCAAAGGGATGGGACCGGAGCGACGCGCGGGCCGAAGTGGCCAGTGACGTATTGGCGGTGCTGTTGCGGTGGGAGGGCGCGGACACGTAGCGCCACGTGTCGCACAGATGCCCGGCATGGTAGCCGGGCGCCACATCCGTTGCCGATGTTCGATGAATATCGAGAAACGTTCCCACCTCGTAACGCACTCTTGTAAAGCTCTGCTTTGTCCTCCGACCACCCCATCGACTGGCCGCCTGCGGCTTAACTCGTTACGAAGTTTCCACTTCGTAGCGCGCTCTTGAAAAGCTCCGCTTTGTCCTCGCACTACACGCCCGCCAAAGTCATTATTCAACTCGTTACGAAGTTTCCACTTCGTAACGCGCTCTTGAAAAGCTCCGCTTTGTCCTTGTGCTTCACGCCTGCCAAATTCAATATTCTTGCTGTCTTGTCAATTAAACACGGGTCGTTTCGCAGCATGCGGTTACGCACCGTGATCCTCTCTCCCGGTCACGTCCCAAACCAAACCCGCCCAATCTGCGCCGGTCGTCACCCGATCACGGCTTAATTCGCGGGCCGACCTCCCGTCGAAGGAGTGCAACAACGCGGGAGTATAAGTAGGAGCGACTCTCCGGTCGCAACGAAGGAAATGGACCCGACATTGACTGCCGCGGACGAAATGCGCCGCCAAGGGGCGCAGTCCAAAACGTCTCGCCCAGCCGGGGTGACGGGCAGTCGAGCGTACGACGGCGTGTTGCGTCATGCGGTTGTCGCGCCGCCGGCGATTGGCCTATAGTCATCCGGCAAAGCGTGTCCCCCTTCGAGGAGTCTGGCTGCGATGATGCTGCGTTCTTGCCGTGAACCAATCGCCCGCGTTGTTGCGGTGACGCTTGCGGTCTGCTTCGCTGTCTGGGCGGACGAACCGGCCCCGCGCAAACCGGCGCCGGTGATGACCTTCCACGGGGCGGAGTGGCTCGAGCGGCCCGAGCGCGAACAGGAAGAAATGCCGGACGAGGTCATCAGGACGATGGGCCTAAAGCCGGGCGATATCGTCGCGGATATCGGCTGCGGCACGGGCTACTTCTCGCGGCGCATGGCGAAGGCGGTCGCGCCAAACGGGAAGGTCTACGCGAACGACATCCAGCCCGAATTCCTTGAAATGGTTAAAGCCAATTGCGCGAAGGAAGGCGTGACGAACGTCGAGACCGTTCTGGGTGCGGAAGACGATCCGAAGTTGCCCAAGGCGGCGATTGACTGGATTCTGCTGACGGACGTCTACCACGAGTTCCAACAGCCGGAACCGATGTTGGCGCGGATGCTCGAATGCCTGAAGCCGGACGGTAAGGTCGCTCTCATCGAATACCGGTTGTTGGGCGATACCGCAAAGCACATCAAGGAAGAGCACCGCATGTCGGTGAGGCAGGTTCTCGCAGAGTGGAATGAAGCGGGGTTCGAGTTGGTTGACCTGCTCGAGTTCCTGCCGTCGCAGCATTTCTTCATTTTTCAGCGGGACCCGGACAGGGTTGCGCATACCGAATAGGCGTCCGCCAAACCTGCGGGACTCTTGGAGGCAAGCATGACCAAAAGTAAGCTAGCGGTAGTAATCGTAATACTAGGCAGCGTCCGAACTTTGTTTTCGGTATTCTCGCATGTCCTGGGCATAAAGGCGGGAACAAGCACCGTGTTTAGCGATCTAATAGTCATCGTCGCCGTCGCCACACTCGCGCTCATTGTTTGGAAGCAACTACTCGGCCATATCTATATCCTGATCATTGGCGGTGGCATAGGGGACCTAATGATCCGGGGCCAGTTAGCCTATGGCAAGTTCATCCAACTTCCTATGGTTCTCGGCAATTCCTTATCTTCCGAACGCAAGATTGCACTCCTATGGTGGGGTATATTCGAAATGCTCCCGGGCGCCATTCTATGGATCACAGCGCTCATAATGGTGTCAGCCTACAAGAGAACGCATTCACTGCAAACTTCGTCAGCATTGGAGACACCTCAATGATTTCTCGTATCAGCGGAAGATTCGGCACTGGTCTGTTGCTTTTTTTCCTAAGTGCTTTTCCCTCGTGGGCGGGTTATAAGGTAGTCCATGAGCCCGCCGCGAACGATCCGATGGCGGTGACGATATACGAACTCGACAACGGATTGACGGTCTACCTCACCGAAAACCATGAGCAGCCGCGGTTCTACTCGGAGATCGTGGTGCGCGCGGGGAGCAAGCATGATCCCGCGGACACGACGGGTCTCGCGCACTACCTCGAACACCTGTTGTTCAAAGGCACGCAGAAGATGGGCACGCTCGACTATGAGAAGGAGAAAGCCCATCTCGATGCAATCACCGCGTTGTACGAGGAGCACTTCAACGAGGACGACACGGAGAAGCGCAAGGCCATCTACGCGCGCATCAACGACGAATCGAAGCAGGCGGCGCAGTACGCCATCCCGAACGAGTTCGACCGCCTGTACAAGGCGATGGGTGCGACCGATCTCAATGCGCACACCTCGACCGAAGAGACCGTGTACAAGGTCGAGCTACCGTCGAACCGTTTCGAGCAGTGGGCGGTCATCGAGACGGAACGGTTCACCGCGCCAATCTTCCGGCTGTTTCAACCGGAACTCGAGATCGTGTACGAAGAGAAGAACCGATCGATGGACAACAAGGACCGCCTCATTCACGAAGCGGTCTCGGAGAAACTATATAAGGTCCACCCCTACGGTCAGCAGACGACGTTGGGCACGGTCGAGCACCTGAAAAAACCGTCGCTCGTCAACATCATGGAGTTCTACGAGACCTATTACGTGCCGAACAACATGGCGATCTGCGTTTCCGGCGACATCAAGAAGGACGAAGCGATTGCGGTCATTGACGAGCACTTCTCGGCGTGGAAACCGCAGAAATTGCCCAAACCCGCGAGGTGGCGCGAGAGACCGCTGGACGGGATCGAGCGTGTGACCGTGCAATATCCGGGCGAGGAGTATGTGCTGCTTGCGTTTCGCACCGCGCCGCTGAACCACAAAGACGCCGACGCCCTGAGCCTGCTCGATATGGCGTTGTCGAACACCGCCGCGGGCCTGATCGACTTGAACCTCGTGCAGCAGCAGAAGGTGCGCGGCGCAGGCGCGTTTCCGTATCTGCAGAACGACTATGGCGCGCAATTCCTGTTCGGGATTCCAAAAGACGGACAATCCCTCGAGGACGTCGAGAAGCTGCTGCTCGATCAGATCGAGATCATCAAATCGGGCGAACTCGAGGACTGGGTGATCCCCGCGATTATCACCGACTTCAAGAAGATGCGGAAGGCCGGACTGGAATCCGACGAGTCGCGCGTATCGAGCATGCGCGAATCGTACATCGCGTTTCAGGATTGGGACCGCTCAGTCGCGCAGTTGGACCGCATGGCAAAGCTCACAAAACGCGACATTCAGCGCGTGGCGAAGAAGTACTTCAAGGGCGATTTCGTCGCGGGCCACCGCGTGGACGGTCAGCATGACGTGCCCAAGATCGAGAAGCCGAAGATTGATCTCGTGCAGATCGATCCCGGGCGCGAGTCGCAATTCGCGAAGACCGTACTCGCGATGGCGGTCGAGCCGCTGCAGCCGGCCTTTCTCGATCCGGGCGACTATTCGATCACCGACGATCCAGGCGGCATCCGGTTCTACTACACGCACAACCCCCTGAACGACCTCTTTGCGCTGAGCTTTGCCGTGGATTTCGGGACGGACCACGACAATCGGCTCGCCGCCGCGCGCGAACTGATCGATCTCGCCGGCACATCGAAGTACCCCGCCGAGGAACTAAAGAAGGAATGGTACAAGCTCGGCACCAACTTCAATTTCGGCGTGAGCGATTCGGAATCGAGTTTTTCGATCGATGGACTGGACGAGAACCTCGAGAAGTCGATCGAGTTGATGATGGACGTCATCAACAATCCCTCCACGGATCAGCAGACCGTCGATCAATTGAAGCAGATCATCATCGAACGCCGTGAAGATGCCAAAAAAGACCCGGCGACCATCTCCGCCGCGGTCGTGCAGTTCCACCGGTATGGACCGGATTCGTCGTTCCTCCGCATGATGCCCGGCGATCAAGTGAAGCAACTGACGTCGGAAGAACTCTTCGGCCTGACGAAAGGCCTGCTCGAATACAAACACGCGGTCTCCTATGTTGGGTCGTTGCCGCGCGAGCGGGTTATCGAATTGATCCGAAAGTACCACCCGATTAACGGTGCGCTGAAAGACGTACCGCCGTATCGCGTGAAACAAATGCGGCAGCCGGAACGAACCGAGATCTACTTCTACGACAAGGAAACGGCGCAGTCGCAGGTGCAGATCGATTTCCCCAGCGAACCGTATAACGAGGCGCGCGTGCCCGCGATAAACATGTTCAACAACTACTTCGGCGGCGGCATGGCGGGCCTCGTGTTTCAGGAACTGCGCGAGGCGCGCGCGCTCGCGTACGCCGTCGGCGCCCGGTACGTAACCGGCGCG
It includes:
- a CDS encoding DUF2293 domain-containing protein, coding for MSRAKTGDPSEETAKGAAELVVFSIVNPSKCSECGEELDRGSFLRIEKEKPLCMACADLDRLVYLPRGNVALTRRARKYSPLSAVVVRFSRSRGRYERQGVLVEPEALARAEQECLGDEAQRLAARERAAVLREKADAKYVAAFADQIAARYPGCPRGEAETIAEHACEKYSGRVGRSAAAKEFDPAMIDLAVKAHVRHVHTKYDRLLAKGWDRSDARAEVASDVLAVLLRWEGADT
- a CDS encoding class I SAM-dependent methyltransferase, producing the protein MLRSCREPIARVVAVTLAVCFAVWADEPAPRKPAPVMTFHGAEWLERPEREQEEMPDEVIRTMGLKPGDIVADIGCGTGYFSRRMAKAVAPNGKVYANDIQPEFLEMVKANCAKEGVTNVETVLGAEDDPKLPKAAIDWILLTDVYHEFQQPEPMLARMLECLKPDGKVALIEYRLLGDTAKHIKEEHRMSVRQVLAEWNEAGFELVDLLEFLPSQHFFIFQRDPDRVAHTE
- a CDS encoding insulinase family protein, with product MISRISGRFGTGLLLFFLSAFPSWAGYKVVHEPAANDPMAVTIYELDNGLTVYLTENHEQPRFYSEIVVRAGSKHDPADTTGLAHYLEHLLFKGTQKMGTLDYEKEKAHLDAITALYEEHFNEDDTEKRKAIYARINDESKQAAQYAIPNEFDRLYKAMGATDLNAHTSTEETVYKVELPSNRFEQWAVIETERFTAPIFRLFQPELEIVYEEKNRSMDNKDRLIHEAVSEKLYKVHPYGQQTTLGTVEHLKKPSLVNIMEFYETYYVPNNMAICVSGDIKKDEAIAVIDEHFSAWKPQKLPKPARWRERPLDGIERVTVQYPGEEYVLLAFRTAPLNHKDADALSLLDMALSNTAAGLIDLNLVQQQKVRGAGAFPYLQNDYGAQFLFGIPKDGQSLEDVEKLLLDQIEIIKSGELEDWVIPAIITDFKKMRKAGLESDESRVSSMRESYIAFQDWDRSVAQLDRMAKLTKRDIQRVAKKYFKGDFVAGHRVDGQHDVPKIEKPKIDLVQIDPGRESQFAKTVLAMAVEPLQPAFLDPGDYSITDDPGGIRFYYTHNPLNDLFALSFAVDFGTDHDNRLAAARELIDLAGTSKYPAEELKKEWYKLGTNFNFGVSDSESSFSIDGLDENLEKSIELMMDVINNPSTDQQTVDQLKQIIIERREDAKKDPATISAAVVQFHRYGPDSSFLRMMPGDQVKQLTSEELFGLTKGLLEYKHAVSYVGSLPRERVIELIRKYHPINGALKDVPPYRVKQMRQPERTEIYFYDKETAQSQVQIDFPSEPYNEARVPAINMFNNYFGGGMAGLVFQELREARALAYAVGARYVTGARAVDQNYMVGGIGTQTDKTPEAIEGFVELFDAMPVSEDRFAISRASLLNSFTSSRLGFREVLNSVRSWERLGLEPDPRKARYEAAVNADVNLLMDFYKTQISGRPKLISITGDKSKIDMTRLAKIGPIREVGQDEIFVK